In a single window of the Micrococcaceae bacterium Sec5.7 genome:
- the ilvN gene encoding acetolactate synthase small subunit — protein sequence MSRHTLSVLVEDKPGVLTRVASLFARRAFNINSLAVGPTEVPGMSRMTVVVDAEGDLIEQVTKQLNKLVNVIKIVELTSESSVQRDHIMVKVRADAATRLQVTQAADLFRASVVDVSTDSVVIEATGHPEKLSALLSVLEPFGIREIVQSGTLAVARGSRSMSDRALRSA from the coding sequence ATGAGCCGCCATACACTGTCCGTTCTGGTAGAAGACAAACCCGGTGTGCTGACCCGCGTGGCGAGCCTTTTCGCCCGGCGTGCCTTCAACATCAATTCGTTGGCAGTCGGCCCGACGGAAGTTCCGGGCATGTCCCGGATGACCGTCGTCGTCGACGCCGAGGGCGACCTGATCGAACAGGTCACCAAGCAGCTCAACAAACTGGTCAACGTGATCAAGATCGTTGAGCTGACTTCCGAATCTTCCGTACAGCGAGACCACATCATGGTCAAGGTACGTGCGGATGCCGCAACACGGCTGCAGGTGACCCAGGCTGCAGACCTGTTCCGTGCTTCAGTGGTTGACGTTTCCACAGACTCCGTGGTCATTGAAGCAACCGGCCACCCGGAAAAGCTCTCGGCACTCTTGTCGGTGCTGGAGCCCTTTGGCATCCGCGAAATCGTGCAGTCCGGCACCTTGGCCGTTGCGCGGGGATCCCGCTCCATGAGCGACAGGGCGCTACGCTCTGCGTAA
- a CDS encoding acetolactate synthase large subunit — protein sequence MSKGSPISPSLMATKSAGAPKAPERVERTANTVVDTAAVSPVLGPNNVVPPTVMTGSQAIVRSLEELGVDDIFGLPGGAILPTYDPLMASKMNHVLVRHEQGAGHAAQGYAMVTGRVGVCIATSGPGATNLVTAIMDAHMDSVPLVAITGQVSSSVIGTDAFQEADIVGITMPITKHSFLVTNPQDIPHVMAEAFHLASSGRPGPVLVDIAKDAQQGQMTFSWPPKIDLPGYRPVTRGHNKQVREAAKLIAAASKPVLYVGGGVVKAHASAELRELAELTGAPVVTTLTARGAFPDSHDQHVGMPGMHGTVSAVTALQQSDLLITLGARFDDRVTGILKSFAPHAKVIHADIDPAEISKNRTADVPIVGSVKEIIPELTEAVRAQFEISGTPDLDNWWAFLKNLRDTYPLGWTEPEDGLSAPQRVIERIGALTGPEGIYVAGVGQHQMWAAQFIKYERPHAWLNSGGAGTMGYAVPAAMGAKVGEPDRVVWAIDGDGCFQMTNQELATCAINKIPIKVAIINNSSLGMVRQWQTLFYEGRYSNTDLNTGHDTVRIPDFVKLADAYGCASFRCERDEDIDATIQKALEINDRPVVIDFVVSPNSMVWPMVPAGVSNDQIQVARNMTPEWEEED from the coding sequence ATGAGCAAAGGATCGCCGATCAGCCCCTCGCTGATGGCTACAAAGTCCGCTGGAGCCCCCAAGGCTCCGGAACGCGTCGAACGAACGGCTAACACCGTCGTCGACACTGCTGCTGTCTCTCCTGTACTTGGGCCGAACAACGTTGTACCCCCAACGGTGATGACCGGCTCACAAGCTATTGTCCGATCGCTCGAAGAACTCGGCGTCGACGATATTTTCGGTTTGCCTGGTGGCGCGATCCTGCCTACCTACGACCCCTTGATGGCCTCCAAAATGAACCACGTTCTGGTCCGTCACGAACAGGGAGCCGGCCACGCCGCGCAAGGCTACGCCATGGTTACCGGGCGGGTCGGCGTCTGCATCGCCACCTCGGGCCCGGGAGCCACAAACCTCGTTACCGCCATCATGGATGCCCACATGGACTCCGTGCCGCTGGTGGCCATCACCGGCCAGGTGTCCAGCTCAGTGATCGGCACGGATGCCTTCCAGGAGGCAGACATCGTGGGGATCACCATGCCGATCACCAAGCACTCCTTCCTGGTCACCAACCCCCAGGATATTCCGCATGTTATGGCCGAGGCATTCCACCTCGCGTCCTCAGGCCGCCCCGGCCCGGTGCTGGTGGATATCGCCAAGGATGCTCAGCAGGGGCAGATGACGTTCTCCTGGCCGCCGAAAATCGATCTGCCGGGTTACCGGCCGGTGACACGCGGCCACAACAAGCAGGTCCGCGAAGCCGCCAAACTCATCGCCGCAGCCAGCAAACCCGTCCTGTACGTCGGCGGCGGTGTGGTCAAGGCGCACGCCTCAGCCGAGCTCCGCGAGCTGGCCGAACTGACAGGCGCGCCTGTGGTCACCACTCTGACGGCACGTGGCGCCTTCCCGGATTCCCATGACCAGCACGTTGGCATGCCCGGCATGCACGGCACGGTCTCCGCGGTGACGGCGCTTCAGCAGTCCGATCTCCTCATCACCTTGGGAGCGCGCTTTGACGACCGCGTGACCGGCATCCTGAAGTCCTTCGCCCCGCACGCCAAGGTCATCCACGCCGACATCGATCCGGCGGAAATCTCCAAGAACCGCACGGCCGACGTCCCCATTGTCGGCTCGGTCAAGGAAATCATTCCGGAACTCACCGAGGCGGTGCGGGCCCAGTTCGAAATCTCCGGTACACCGGATCTGGACAACTGGTGGGCTTTCCTGAAGAACCTGCGCGACACGTACCCGCTGGGCTGGACTGAGCCGGAAGACGGACTCAGCGCACCCCAGCGCGTCATCGAACGCATCGGTGCCCTCACGGGTCCGGAAGGAATCTACGTTGCGGGTGTGGGGCAGCACCAGATGTGGGCCGCCCAGTTCATCAAGTATGAGCGTCCTCATGCCTGGCTGAACTCCGGCGGGGCCGGCACCATGGGCTACGCCGTTCCGGCCGCCATGGGTGCCAAGGTGGGGGAACCGGACCGTGTTGTGTGGGCGATCGATGGCGACGGCTGCTTCCAGATGACCAACCAGGAACTGGCAACCTGCGCCATCAACAAGATCCCCATCAAGGTAGCCATCATCAACAACTCCTCGCTGGGCATGGTCCGCCAGTGGCAGACCCTCTTCTACGAGGGCCGCTACTCGAACACGGATCTGAACACCGGCCACGACACCGTCCGGATCCCGGACTTCGTCAAGCTGGCCGACGCCTACGGCTGTGCCTCCTTCCGCTGCGAACGCGACGAGGACATTGACGCCACAATCCAGAAGGCCCTGGAGATCAACGACCGCCCCGTGGTCATTGACTTCGTTGTCAGCCCCAACTCCATGGTGTGGCCGATGGTGCCCGCCGGAGTCAGCAACGACCAGATCCAGGTAGCCCGCAACATGACCCCGGAATGGGAAGAGGAGGACTGA
- the ilvD gene encoding dihydroxy-acid dehydratase has product MSEDTQIATENKPDIKPRSRVVTDGIHAAPARGMFRAVGMGDDDFAKPQVGVASSWNEITPCNLSLNRLAQAAKEGVHAGGGFPMQFGTISVSDGISMGHEGMHFSLVSREVIADSVETVMQAERIDGSVLLAGCDKSLPGMLMAAARLDLSSVFLYGGSIMPGWVKLEDGSEKEVTLIDAFEAVGACAAGKMSLKDLDAIERAICPGEGACGGMYTANTMACIGEALGMSLPGSAAPPSADRRRDEFARKSGEAVVNLLRLGITARDIMTKKAFENAIAVTMAFGGSTNAVLHLLAIAREAEVDLTLEDFNRIGDKIPHLGDLKPFGRYVMTDVDRIGGVPVIMKALLDAGLLHGDCLTVTGKSVAENLEAINPPDVDGKILRALDNPIHKTGGITILHGTMAPEGAVVKSAGFDADVFEGTARVFEREQGALDALDKGAIHKGDVVVIRYEGPKGGPGMREMLAITGAIKGAGLGKDVLLLTDGRFSGGTTGLCIGHVAPEAVDGGPIAFVRDGDRIRVDIAARSFDLLVDEAELEARKIGWEPLPAKFTKGVLAKYAKLVHSASTGAYCG; this is encoded by the coding sequence ATGAGTGAGGACACCCAGATCGCGACCGAAAACAAGCCTGACATCAAACCCCGGAGCCGGGTGGTCACTGACGGAATCCACGCGGCGCCCGCCCGCGGAATGTTCCGTGCAGTCGGCATGGGTGATGACGACTTCGCCAAGCCGCAGGTCGGCGTCGCGAGCTCCTGGAACGAAATCACTCCCTGCAACCTTTCGCTGAACCGCCTGGCCCAGGCCGCCAAGGAAGGCGTACACGCCGGCGGCGGGTTCCCCATGCAGTTCGGCACCATCTCCGTCTCTGACGGCATTTCCATGGGCCACGAAGGCATGCACTTCTCCCTCGTCTCCCGCGAGGTCATCGCCGACTCCGTGGAAACGGTGATGCAGGCCGAGCGGATCGATGGCTCGGTGCTGCTGGCCGGCTGTGACAAGTCCCTCCCGGGAATGCTTATGGCCGCGGCCCGGCTGGACCTGAGCAGCGTGTTCCTCTACGGCGGCTCCATCATGCCCGGCTGGGTCAAGCTGGAGGACGGCTCCGAAAAGGAAGTCACCCTCATTGACGCCTTCGAAGCGGTGGGCGCCTGCGCCGCCGGCAAGATGAGCCTCAAGGACCTTGATGCGATCGAGCGCGCCATCTGCCCCGGTGAAGGCGCCTGTGGCGGCATGTACACGGCCAACACCATGGCGTGCATCGGCGAGGCCCTCGGCATGTCGCTGCCGGGCTCCGCAGCCCCGCCGTCGGCAGACCGCCGTCGTGATGAATTTGCCCGTAAGTCCGGCGAGGCTGTGGTCAACCTGCTTCGACTGGGGATCACGGCCCGGGACATCATGACAAAAAAAGCGTTTGAGAACGCCATCGCCGTGACCATGGCGTTCGGCGGCTCCACCAACGCTGTGCTCCATCTCCTGGCCATCGCCCGGGAAGCCGAAGTGGACCTGACGCTGGAGGACTTCAACCGCATCGGCGACAAGATCCCGCACCTCGGCGATCTCAAGCCGTTCGGCCGTTACGTCATGACCGACGTCGACAGAATCGGCGGCGTCCCGGTCATCATGAAGGCACTGCTCGACGCCGGCCTGCTGCACGGTGACTGCCTCACCGTCACCGGCAAATCAGTCGCGGAAAACCTTGAAGCCATCAACCCGCCGGACGTGGACGGCAAGATCCTCCGTGCGCTGGACAACCCCATCCACAAGACCGGCGGCATCACCATCCTGCACGGCACCATGGCCCCTGAAGGCGCCGTGGTGAAGAGTGCCGGATTCGATGCCGACGTCTTCGAAGGGACTGCCCGCGTTTTCGAGCGCGAACAGGGTGCCCTCGACGCGCTGGACAAGGGTGCCATCCACAAGGGCGACGTTGTGGTCATCCGCTACGAGGGCCCCAAGGGCGGACCGGGCATGCGCGAGATGCTGGCCATCACCGGTGCCATCAAGGGTGCCGGGCTCGGCAAGGACGTCCTCCTGCTGACCGATGGCCGGTTCTCCGGCGGCACCACCGGATTGTGCATTGGCCACGTTGCGCCGGAAGCAGTCGACGGCGGCCCCATCGCCTTCGTCCGCGACGGCGACCGCATCAGGGTGGACATTGCAGCGCGAAGCTTTGACCTGCTGGTGGACGAAGCTGAACTCGAAGCCCGCAAGATCGGCTGGGAGCCCCTGCCGGCCAAGTTCACCAAGGGCGTTCTGGCCAAGTACGCCAAGCTGGTGCACAGCGCCTCCACCGGCGCATACTGCGGGTAG